In Paroedura picta isolate Pp20150507F chromosome 1, Ppicta_v3.0, whole genome shotgun sequence, the following are encoded in one genomic region:
- the MTRF1L gene encoding peptide chain release factor 1-like, mitochondrial isoform X2, with product MKRDFNCNHVHCGHPSLKSSGTDTRSEESTVSDYDEEFCKDCAKEYQKFMHNDLCHGNIRNTSIKSEGKPIHNKENQQMSWGPARRASALESGRFHEDSGYSSLLNSPHEPIEHDDSVPLAGNLKTPDHSLSQNKSQLHCSKRNLLPVLHFEELVCSTLKRTNKRNPKSWGILLDKIVSRGSLSFMNLIGRKMGVDRLDILSELFHREFRHILANILRHLSDIDLINVAKVSTTWKKILHDDKRAFQAYNKALKLISNNCTKSSKTADTREYVPHREVLSLVQKASTVQTTSSKKASAVKADRSSWSSHSWFTQFSEIAKTLKNTESLKICHRCRSPAKYDSHLQRAVCIRESCGFDFCTKCLCSYHNAQDCTSEKPVKPASKLGPLPGSKKSKQNLRRL from the exons ATGAAGCGTGATTTTAATTGTAACCATGTTCATTGTGGACACCCATCATTAAAATCAAGTGGAACAGATACAAGATCAGAAGAATCTACTGTTTCTGATTATGATGAAGAATTTTGCAAAGACTGTGCCAAAGAGTATCAGAAGTTCATGCACAATGATCTTTGCCATGGGAACATCAGAAATACCAGCATCAAAAGTGAAGGAAAGCCCATACATAACAAAGAAAACCAACAAATGTCATGGGGACCTGCTAGGAGGGCAAGTGCATTGGAAAGTGGCAGATTTCACGAGGATAGTGGCTATTCCTCTCTGTTGAATAGTCCACATGAACCTATTGAACATGATGACAGTGTGCCATTGGCAGGAAACCTCAAGACACCAGATCACAGTCTCAGTCAGAATAAAAGTCAGCTGCACTGTTCAAAAAGGAATTTGCTTCCAGTTCTGCATTTTGAAGAACTTGTTTGCTCAACTCTGAAAAGAACCAATAAAAGAAATCCAAAGTCATGGGGTATTTTGTTGGATAAAATAGTTTCCAGGGGAAGCCTGAGCTTTATGAATCTGATTGGCAGAAAAATGGGAGTGGACCGATTGGACATCCTTAGTGAACTGTTCCATAGAGAATTCAGACACATATTAGCAAACATCCTGAGACACCTCAGTGACATAGACTTGATAAA TGTGGCTAAAGTGAGTACAACATGGAAGAAAATTCTACATGATGACAAGCGAGCTTTTCAGGCATATAACAAAGCATTAAAATTAATATCT AATAACTGTACAAAATCCTCAAAAACAGCTGACACAAGGGAATATGTTCCTCACCGAGAAGTGCTATCCCTTGTTCAGAAAGCATCAACTGTGCAAACTACCTCTTCAAAAAAAGCATCCGCAGTCAAGGCTGACCGCAGTAGTTGGAGTTCTCACAGCTGGTTCACGCAGTTTTCTGAG ATTGCCAAGACCCTGAAAAATACTGAAAGTCTGAAAATTTGCCACCGCTGTAGGTCTCCTGCAAAATATGACTCTCATCTACAAAGGGCAGTATGTATCCGTGAAAGCTGTGGTTTTGACTTTTGCACTAAGTGCTTGTGCAGCTACCACAATGCCCAGGACTGCACAAGTGAGAAGCCTGTGAAACCAGCCTCCAAACTTGGACCCCTTCCTGGTTCCAAAAAAAGCAAGCAGAATTTGAGAAGATTATGA